Proteins from a genomic interval of Bdellovibrionota bacterium:
- the sucC gene encoding ADP-forming succinate--CoA ligase subunit beta, with translation MKIHEYQAKALFREFGLPTLRGEIATTPDEAVAAAKKLGDKGSWVVKAQIHAGGRGKGGGIRLSRTLEDVKSNAAAILSKPLVTPQTGAQGKQVNTLLIEEGCDIGRELYCAAVLDRATSSIAVMASREGGVEIEEVAAKHPEKIIRVHVSPSIGVSGFEGRTLAFGLGLDPPLHKSFSQMIGGMVRLFLAKDCSLVEVNPLVVTKQGTLVALDAKVNFDDSGLFRHADVQKLADPEEEDPIDLEAAKWNLNYIHLDGNIGCMVNGAGLAMATMDIIKQAGGEPANFLDVGGGASTEMIRQAFKLLVSDKKVRAILVNIFGGIMKCDVLAHGIVEAAQEMSLRIPLVVRLEGTNVEEGRRILRESKLNLQSAKDMQDAARLAVTSVGGVR, from the coding sequence TTGAAAATTCACGAGTACCAGGCAAAAGCGCTTTTCCGAGAATTTGGCCTTCCGACGTTGCGAGGTGAAATCGCAACGACTCCCGACGAGGCGGTCGCCGCGGCGAAAAAGCTCGGCGACAAGGGTTCGTGGGTCGTGAAGGCGCAAATTCACGCCGGAGGAAGAGGAAAGGGGGGAGGGATCCGTCTTTCCCGAACCCTTGAAGACGTGAAATCGAACGCCGCGGCGATTTTATCGAAGCCGCTGGTTACCCCTCAGACCGGAGCTCAAGGGAAGCAAGTAAACACGCTTCTGATCGAAGAGGGATGCGACATCGGCCGGGAACTCTATTGTGCCGCCGTCTTGGACCGCGCAACCTCTTCCATCGCCGTGATGGCAAGCCGCGAAGGGGGAGTCGAGATCGAAGAGGTGGCCGCCAAACATCCGGAAAAAATTATCCGCGTACATGTCTCTCCGTCCATCGGCGTTTCGGGTTTTGAGGGACGGACGCTGGCTTTCGGCTTGGGCCTGGATCCTCCGCTTCATAAATCGTTTTCACAAATGATCGGCGGGATGGTCCGTCTGTTCCTGGCCAAGGATTGCTCGCTGGTGGAGGTCAATCCGTTGGTTGTGACCAAACAGGGGACGTTGGTCGCACTGGACGCCAAAGTGAATTTTGACGACAGCGGCCTCTTTCGCCACGCCGATGTCCAAAAATTGGCCGATCCGGAGGAAGAAGATCCGATCGATCTCGAAGCGGCGAAATGGAATTTGAATTACATCCATTTGGACGGGAACATCGGCTGCATGGTGAACGGCGCGGGTCTGGCGATGGCGACGATGGACATCATCAAGCAGGCCGGCGGTGAACCGGCCAATTTCTTGGATGTCGGCGGCGGCGCCTCGACGGAGATGATTCGGCAAGCGTTCAAGCTCTTGGTGAGCGATAAAAAGGTGCGGGCGATTCTCGTCAATATTTTCGGCGGGATCATGAAATGCGATGTCCTGGCTCACGGGATAGTCGAGGCGGCGCAGGAAATGTCGCTTCGAATCCCGCTTGTCGTGCGCTTGGAAGGGACGAATGTGGAGGAGGGGAGACGGATTCTCCGCGAATCCAAACTCAATCTTCAGTCCGCTAAAGACATGCAGGACGCCGCCCGATTGGCGGTCACATCCGTCGGAGGAGTTCGCTGA
- the mdh gene encoding malate dehydrogenase gives MVNALKRKKITVVGAGNVGATVAQYAALKQLGDVVLVDIIEGVPQGKSLDLKEASPILGYDVNLVGSQSYEVTADSDLVVITAGIPRKPGMSRDDLLQTNTKIVKSVTEQIVRYSPNAILIVISNPLDAMVFVTREVSKFPAHRVLGMAGVLDTARFRAFLAEALNCSIRDVSAFVLGGHGDTMVPLVRYSTMAGIPIANLLPKGQIDKIVQRTRDGGAEIVALLKTGSAYYAPGAAAVEMAESILLDEKRILPCCVYLNGEYGLKDVFVGVPVKLGASGVEKIIEVTLEPTEKEALGKSAEAVRELMTKVRGML, from the coding sequence ATGGTGAACGCACTTAAACGAAAAAAAATAACCGTCGTAGGTGCGGGCAATGTCGGCGCTACGGTTGCACAATACGCGGCCCTAAAACAGCTCGGGGATGTCGTCCTCGTGGACATCATCGAGGGCGTGCCGCAGGGAAAATCGCTCGACCTCAAAGAAGCGTCACCCATCTTGGGCTACGACGTCAATCTGGTCGGCTCGCAGTCCTACGAGGTTACGGCGGACTCTGATTTGGTGGTGATTACGGCGGGAATTCCCCGAAAACCGGGAATGAGCCGGGACGATCTTCTCCAGACCAATACAAAGATTGTGAAATCGGTGACGGAACAGATCGTTCGTTACTCTCCCAACGCGATCTTGATCGTGATTTCCAATCCTCTCGACGCCATGGTGTTTGTCACCCGCGAGGTCAGCAAATTCCCCGCCCATCGCGTCCTGGGGATGGCCGGTGTCCTGGATACGGCGCGTTTCCGGGCATTCTTGGCCGAGGCGCTGAATTGTTCCATTCGAGATGTCTCCGCGTTCGTCCTGGGCGGCCATGGCGACACGATGGTGCCGTTGGTGCGCTACTCAACGATGGCGGGAATTCCGATCGCCAATCTTCTCCCGAAGGGTCAGATCGACAAGATCGTTCAGCGGACGCGGGATGGCGGTGCGGAGATCGTCGCCCTTCTGAAAACGGGTTCGGCGTATTACGCCCCCGGCGCAGCGGCCGTGGAGATGGCCGAATCGATTTTGCTGGATGAAAAGCGAATCCTTCCCTGCTGTGTTTATTTGAACGGCGAATATGGATTGAAAGACGTCTTTGTCGGCGTGCCGGTGAAGCTGGGCGCGTCGGGCGTGGAAAAGATCATTGAGGTCACGCTTGAACCCACGGAAAAGGAAGCGCTGGGGAAATCGGCGGAGGCGGTGCGCGAGCTGATGACCAAAGTTCGGGGCATGCTTTGA
- the icd gene encoding isocitrate dehydrogenase (NADP(+)), with protein sequence MAFDKLSTPKDGSIIQIDSKGKLDVPDRPIIPFIEGDGVGPDLWRASQRVFDAAVEKAYRGKRKVVWMEVAAGEKAQKMYGELIPKDTLKAIEMFHVGIKGPLTTPVGGGFRSLNVTLRLVFDLYACIRPVRYFNGVPAPVKHPEKVNIVIFRENTEDVYAGIEFKSGTPEAKKLISFLQKELGAKIREESGVGIKPMSPFGTKRLVRRAIQYAIQHNRPSVTFVHKGNIQKYTEGAFRDWGYELAREEFGSTTITEDDVTKNHGGKAPKGKVVVKDRIADSMFQQSLLRPEEYDVLATPNLNGDYLSDALIAQVGGLGLGPGANIGDQAAIFEATHGSAPKYTGQDKVNPGSVILSGVMMFEHLGWNEVADSIPAALQKTISQKTVTYDLERQMEGARLLKCSEFGEAIVRNL encoded by the coding sequence GTGGCATTCGACAAGCTTTCGACCCCTAAAGACGGATCCATCATCCAGATCGATTCGAAAGGGAAATTGGACGTTCCCGACCGTCCGATCATTCCCTTCATCGAAGGAGACGGCGTCGGCCCGGATCTCTGGCGGGCCAGCCAGAGGGTTTTCGATGCGGCGGTCGAAAAAGCGTACCGCGGCAAACGAAAAGTCGTTTGGATGGAAGTCGCCGCGGGCGAAAAGGCTCAAAAAATGTACGGCGAGCTGATTCCGAAAGACACGCTCAAAGCGATTGAGATGTTTCATGTCGGGATCAAAGGGCCGCTCACGACGCCGGTCGGCGGAGGATTTCGAAGCCTCAACGTGACGCTGCGACTGGTGTTCGATCTCTACGCTTGTATTCGCCCGGTCCGTTACTTCAACGGTGTTCCCGCTCCCGTGAAGCACCCGGAAAAAGTGAACATCGTGATCTTCCGCGAAAACACGGAAGACGTTTACGCGGGAATTGAATTTAAATCGGGGACTCCCGAAGCGAAGAAACTGATCTCCTTTCTTCAAAAGGAACTCGGGGCAAAGATTCGAGAGGAGAGCGGAGTGGGGATCAAGCCGATGAGTCCGTTCGGAACCAAGCGATTGGTTCGGAGGGCGATTCAATACGCGATTCAACATAATCGCCCGAGTGTCACGTTTGTGCATAAAGGGAATATCCAAAAATACACGGAAGGCGCGTTTCGGGATTGGGGTTACGAATTGGCTCGGGAGGAGTTTGGTTCGACCACGATCACGGAAGACGACGTAACGAAAAATCACGGCGGGAAAGCGCCGAAGGGCAAGGTGGTCGTGAAAGACCGGATCGCCGATTCCATGTTTCAACAGTCTTTGCTCCGGCCCGAGGAATATGACGTCTTGGCGACGCCCAATTTGAACGGAGATTATCTTTCCGATGCGCTGATCGCGCAGGTGGGCGGTTTGGGCCTCGGCCCGGGCGCCAACATCGGCGATCAGGCGGCCATTTTCGAGGCGACGCACGGAAGCGCGCCGAAGTATACCGGCCAGGACAAGGTGAATCCGGGCTCGGTCATTTTGTCCGGCGTCATGATGTTCGAGCATTTGGGATGGAACGAAGTCGCGGATTCCATTCCGGCCGCGCTTCAAAAGACGATTTCCCAGAAGACGGTCACATACGACCTGGAACGCCAGATGGAGGGCGCAAGACTTCTGAAATGTTCGGAATTCGGCGAAGCGATTGTGAGGAATTTATAA
- a CDS encoding tetratricopeptide repeat protein: MYDDHDEVEHNSHITSYRNFPDYFRRPFWEVTAAENFPSNIYRPLKLVSYYVDYQIGGNEPALYHLSNLVFHTVASVLLYFNLVGLHFGPQTAFFGAAFFALHPMNSEVVYYISGRPDALAAVFFFAAMLMCRVGRPFLSSVGGAAFFGALLCKETVLVLMPALALLAIRSKTRDRKAMFITLAACSLAALAYLLLRQQFARGTPMGIVLQSIQSREALKTWLTYLQFLMLPFGPAGYREVAGASYAENTAASAFFLGVLLLAFVRGRAHSLVNWVGVLFVFSTLFLASALTMSSRVISDRYLYFSVVGLSFLVCAGLGALNRRRILQAALGILLLIFGSFSYLAGKQWKNDFSFWCFAAEMNPNSAVVQRNLGFIFFERGRFDEAEGAYLKALTLSEGVEFNRRTQLKSLHSLGALYYRLGDLDRSRTYYERLLTLDPGQQEHWQFVVTLLLAQNRCQDAEKLVGQANKRFPGRPPLLVPGDLCPKTKKTTNRMD; the protein is encoded by the coding sequence GTGTACGACGATCACGACGAGGTTGAGCACAACTCCCACATCACGTCCTATCGCAATTTCCCCGATTATTTTCGGCGGCCGTTTTGGGAGGTTACTGCGGCCGAAAATTTTCCAAGCAATATTTACCGGCCGCTGAAACTCGTCTCGTATTATGTCGATTATCAAATCGGGGGAAACGAGCCGGCCCTCTACCATCTCTCCAATTTGGTCTTTCATACCGTGGCGTCGGTTCTTCTTTATTTCAATTTGGTCGGCCTGCATTTCGGCCCGCAAACGGCGTTCTTCGGCGCCGCTTTTTTTGCGTTGCATCCGATGAATTCCGAGGTGGTGTATTACATTTCGGGTCGACCGGACGCACTGGCCGCCGTTTTCTTTTTCGCCGCGATGCTGATGTGCCGAGTGGGGAGGCCGTTTCTTTCGTCGGTTGGGGGCGCAGCTTTCTTCGGCGCACTTCTCTGCAAGGAAACTGTCTTGGTGCTTATGCCCGCACTGGCCCTTCTCGCGATTCGATCGAAAACCAGGGACAGAAAAGCCATGTTCATCACGCTCGCGGCGTGCAGCTTGGCGGCCCTTGCGTATCTGCTCCTTCGGCAGCAATTTGCGAGGGGAACGCCAATGGGAATCGTTCTCCAATCCATCCAAAGCCGGGAAGCCTTGAAAACGTGGCTGACATACCTCCAGTTTCTCATGCTCCCCTTCGGACCGGCAGGCTATCGGGAGGTGGCTGGAGCATCCTATGCCGAGAATACTGCGGCCTCAGCTTTTTTCCTGGGTGTGCTTCTCCTCGCGTTCGTCCGCGGAAGAGCACATTCCCTTGTAAACTGGGTCGGTGTCCTTTTCGTGTTCTCGACGTTGTTCTTGGCTTCGGCTCTCACGATGTCCAGCCGGGTGATTTCGGATCGATATCTCTATTTTTCAGTCGTCGGCCTCAGTTTCTTGGTTTGTGCCGGTCTCGGCGCCTTAAATCGGCGGAGAATCCTTCAGGCGGCTCTCGGAATTCTTTTGCTCATCTTTGGCTCGTTTTCATATCTGGCCGGGAAGCAGTGGAAGAATGATTTTTCATTCTGGTGCTTTGCCGCGGAAATGAATCCAAACTCCGCCGTGGTTCAGCGAAATCTCGGCTTTATTTTTTTTGAGAGGGGGCGGTTTGACGAAGCCGAAGGGGCCTATCTCAAGGCGTTGACCTTATCGGAAGGTGTCGAGTTCAATCGGCGGACTCAACTCAAGAGTCTTCACTCTTTGGGTGCCCTGTACTATCGGCTAGGGGATCTCGATCGCTCACGAACTTATTATGAAAGGCTACTTACGTTGGATCCGGGACAACAGGAACATTGGCAATTCGTCGTAACTCTCCTGTTGGCCCAGAACCGTTGCCAAGACGCCGAAAAACTCGTCGGGCAGGCGAACAAACGATTTCCCGGTCGACCGCCGCTCTTGGTTCCGGGGGACCTTTGCCCAAAGACAAAGAAAACCACGAATCGAATGGACTAG
- a CDS encoding prepilin-type N-terminal cleavage/methylation domain-containing protein translates to MHNSISRPISRSQGFTLVEILVAMVVLAIGLLGMAAMTTLVIRGNQGASMLTSATNICQAKIESLKDVAWADLGNWDAVANVSQPLLQKQNGENEGRLVQEIELNSEGKTKEDVTSELSGAPSNLSGQALDDAVADRGPYKLTRTFVICKGEDYSNVTIRTATSSESTPSPGHCDVAPGASGDIKGIRSKWLVCEDEDITSTTSPEREKKLKVLCTWRARDGQCHNVHLDTTVVKLQ, encoded by the coding sequence ATGCATAATTCAATCTCACGCCCCATTTCTCGGTCCCAAGGATTCACGCTCGTCGAGATTCTCGTCGCTATGGTGGTTCTCGCCATCGGCCTTCTCGGCATGGCGGCGATGACGACGCTCGTGATTCGGGGAAACCAAGGGGCCAGCATGCTGACGTCGGCCACAAACATTTGCCAAGCCAAGATCGAGTCGCTGAAGGACGTAGCTTGGGCCGATCTGGGTAACTGGGATGCTGTGGCCAATGTCTCGCAGCCGTTGCTTCAGAAGCAAAACGGCGAGAATGAAGGTCGCCTCGTTCAGGAAATCGAATTAAATTCGGAAGGAAAGACAAAGGAAGACGTGACTTCGGAGCTTTCGGGAGCACCAAGCAATCTATCGGGCCAAGCCCTGGATGATGCGGTTGCGGACCGCGGCCCCTACAAACTCACTCGGACGTTCGTCATCTGTAAGGGGGAAGACTATTCCAACGTGACAATCAGGACAGCGACAAGTAGTGAAAGCACACCCTCGCCCGGCCATTGTGATGTGGCGCCTGGAGCTAGCGGCGACATCAAAGGAATACGCTCGAAATGGCTGGTGTGCGAAGATGAGGACATCACCAGCACAACTAGTCCCGAGCGGGAAAAGAAGCTCAAAGTACTCTGCACCTGGCGCGCCCGCGACGGCCAATGCCACAACGTGCATCTCGACACGACGGTCGTAAAGCTTCAGTAA
- a CDS encoding sigma-54 dependent transcriptional regulator — protein MAKRRILIVDDEESMRHMLSLLLKKEGYDPQTAENGKVALEKIERENFDFILSDIRMPEMDGLEFLRKAKVKNPDLTVVVMSAFGNVDTAIEAMKRGAYDYISKPFKPDEVILTLRKAEERERLQKENVRLKGEIKKEYQFSNIVAKSPHMMEIFNTIRKIADYKTTCLLLGDSGTGKELIARAIHYNSSRADKPFITVNCGAIPENLLESELFGHMKGSFTGAIRTKKGLFEEADQGTLFLDEIGELPLLLQVKLLRALQEEEIRRVGDVSPIKVNVRIVAATVKDLAKEVEQGTFREDLFYRLNVLPIFLPSLRERKEDIPLLVDYFVEKYNKKLAVKVKNIGPEVMNVFMEYDWPGNVRELENTIERAMVLTTGDRIQAENLPASVRTSQGASTGMTRFSSDDLSIKKATRMIEENLILRALQTSHGNRTKAAKLLEISHRALLYKIKQFRLEDKLRQLDREVGHR, from the coding sequence GTGGCCAAACGACGAATACTGATTGTGGACGATGAAGAGAGCATGCGTCATATGCTCTCTTTGTTATTGAAAAAAGAGGGGTACGACCCTCAGACAGCGGAAAACGGCAAAGTGGCGCTCGAGAAAATCGAGCGTGAAAACTTTGATTTCATTTTGAGCGACATCCGAATGCCGGAGATGGACGGCCTTGAATTTCTGCGGAAGGCCAAAGTGAAGAATCCCGACCTTACGGTGGTCGTGATGTCGGCGTTCGGAAACGTCGATACGGCCATCGAAGCGATGAAACGCGGCGCGTACGACTACATCTCCAAACCGTTTAAGCCGGATGAAGTCATTCTCACGCTGCGAAAAGCGGAAGAGCGGGAGCGACTGCAGAAGGAAAACGTTCGCTTAAAGGGGGAGATCAAGAAGGAGTATCAGTTCTCCAACATCGTCGCGAAAAGCCCGCACATGATGGAGATCTTCAACACGATTCGGAAAATCGCCGACTATAAAACGACCTGCCTTCTCCTGGGGGATAGTGGAACCGGGAAAGAACTGATCGCGCGCGCGATTCATTACAACAGCTCCCGTGCCGACAAACCGTTCATCACGGTGAATTGCGGTGCGATCCCGGAGAATCTTCTGGAGAGCGAACTGTTCGGTCACATGAAAGGATCGTTCACGGGAGCCATTCGCACAAAGAAGGGACTCTTCGAGGAGGCGGATCAGGGGACGCTGTTTTTGGATGAGATCGGAGAGTTGCCCCTTCTTCTGCAGGTAAAACTTTTGCGCGCTTTGCAAGAGGAAGAGATTCGGAGAGTGGGGGACGTCAGTCCGATCAAGGTGAACGTCCGAATCGTCGCGGCCACGGTGAAAGATCTTGCGAAAGAGGTGGAACAAGGGACGTTTCGGGAGGATCTGTTCTATCGGTTGAACGTTCTTCCCATCTTTCTCCCCTCTCTCCGGGAACGAAAGGAAGATATCCCGCTTCTGGTCGACTATTTCGTCGAAAAATACAACAAGAAGCTGGCCGTGAAGGTCAAGAACATCGGGCCCGAGGTGATGAACGTTTTCATGGAGTATGATTGGCCTGGAAATGTCCGAGAGCTTGAAAACACGATCGAGCGGGCGATGGTGTTGACCACGGGGGACCGGATTCAAGCGGAGAACCTGCCCGCCAGCGTTCGAACCTCGCAGGGAGCGTCGACCGGGATGACTCGTTTTAGTTCAGATGATCTCTCGATCAAAAAGGCCACGCGCATGATCGAGGAGAACTTAATCTTGCGGGCGCTTCAGACGTCCCACGGAAACCGAACCAAAGCGGCAAAGTTATTGGAGATCAGCCATCGGGCGCTCCTTTATAAGATCAAGCAGTTTCGTCTGGAGGACAAACTTCGCCAACTGGATCGAGAGGTTGGCCATCGGTAG
- a CDS encoding ATP-binding protein, which yields MSPARAADGLGLFISLNLVQNMGGYVVVRSEVGKGTRFVFLFPIPAGTTQNLRGGLSLVV from the coding sequence ATGTCACCTGCACGCGCCGCCGACGGTCTCGGTCTCTTTATCAGCTTGAATCTCGTTCAGAATATGGGCGGCTATGTCGTTGTTCGGAGCGAAGTCGGGAAGGGCACGCGATTCGTGTTTCTTTTTCCGATACCGGCCGGCACTACGCAAAATTTGCGAGGCGGGTTGTCTCTGGTAGTGTAA